The DNA region GGCTCCTGGTTCGGCATCTCTCCCGTGCTGGCGGAGAAGACGCGCGCCGAGGACCTCCACCTCGTCTCACACCAGAACGGCATGCACGCCGTCCTGCGCCTCGTCCCCCTCGGCGCGGCGACGGGCGAGCGGGCCGAGACCCGCGTCGAGGCGACACCGGGCCTGCTCAACTGGACCGGCACGGACGGGCGCATCGACCTCGCCTACGAGTCGCCGGACACCGTGCGCGTGCATGGCACCGGTCTCGGGTTTGGCATCAGCGCCGCGGCACACACCCTGACCCCCTTCAGCGGCACGTACTTCTACCGCGACCCGGCCACCGAGGCGCACGTGTTCACCTCCTACGAGACCGGGCGCCGCTACCGGATCACCGTGCTGTCCGGCACGGTAGCCGACGTGTCCGGTGCCCAGGCCCTGGGCGCCGGTGACCGCGGTCTCACCGTCACCGCCGCGGTCGACGGCTCGTGGGAGGTAGCGGTCGAAGAACTCGACAGTGCGCGACAGCCCTACCGCTCGTCGGCGGCGTTCGGCGAGGTCGTGGAGGCCGCGCGGCAGTCGTTCGCGGAGTTCGTCGACACGGTCGCCCCGTGGCGCTCGGCCGCCACCCCGGCCGCCGAACTCGCCGCCTACGTGGTGTGGTCCGCGACCGTACGCCCGGCGGGTCTGGTCACCCGCCCCGCGGTGCTGATGTCCAAGCACTGGATGGACAAGGTGTGGAGCTGGGACCACTGCTTCAACGCCCTCGCCCTGGCCCCCGGATACCCCGGCCTCGCCTGGGACCAGTTCTCGCTGCCCTTCGACCACCAGGACGACAGCGGCGCGCTGCCCGACTCGGTCACCCACTCCGAGGTCCTCCACAACTTCGTCAAACCCCCCATCCACGGCTGGGCCCTGCGGCAGCTGCGTCAACGGCTTCCGAAACCTCTCGGCCGGACCGAACTGGCCGAGGTGTACGAGAGAGTGACCCGCTGGACGGACTTCTGGCTCACCGCACGCCGCGCCCCCGGCGCCGCGTTGCCCCACTACCAGCATGGCAACGACAGCGGCTGGGACAACGCCACCACCTTCGACCCCGAACGCGTGATCGTCACCGCCGATCTGGCCGCCTTCCTCATCCTCCAACTGCGTGAACTGGCCGACCTGGCCGCCGAACTGGACCGACCCGACGACGCCCGCGCCTGGACGCGTACGGCCGATGCGACCCAGGCCGCGATGCTCGACCAGCTCTGGACCGGCGAGCGGTTCGTCGCCCGTGGCATGGACAGCCAGGACACCTGGAGCAGCTCCAGCCTGCTCGACCTGATGCCCATCGCGCTGGGCGAGCACCTGCCCGAAAGCGTCAGCAGCGTGCTGGCCGACCGTATCGAGGCCCACCTGACCCCGCACGGCCTGGCCACCGAACTTCCCACATCGCCGCACTACCTCTCCGACGGCTACTGGCGCGGCCCGATCTGGGCCCCCGCCACGGTCCTCGTCGAGGACGGCCTGCGCCGCTCTGGCCACCAGCGCCTGGCGGACGAGATCAGCGCCCGTTTCCGCGCCCTGTGCGAGACCTACGGGTTCGCGGAGAACTTCGACGCACTGACCGGGGCGGGTCTACGCGACCGTGCCTACACCTGGACCGCCAGCAGCTACCTCCTTCTCGCCGAAGCCCACGAACTCCGGCGCGCCGCACCCGCCGAGGCAATCGGCGGGTGAACATTTCCTGGGCCGAACCGCGCCCAGGAGCACCCACCCTCGGGAGATCCGCAATGCGCTCACTCAGCCTTCTTCCCCGGCTCAGACGCGATCCCGGACGTACTGGCACGGCAGGCCGTCGTTTCCGTACGTCCACCGCGCTCGCCGCACTGTTCGCGTCACTCGCGGCCGTCGCTCTGCCCGGCACCGTGGCGCAGGCCGCCGACACCACCGTGACCGTGGACTTCGCGACCGCCGGGGGCGCCCCCGCCTACAATGCCTCGGGCACGATCTACGGGATGACCGAGGACGGTTCACTGCCCGCGGAGCACTTCTACAAGGACATCAAGTGGAAGCTCATGCGGGCCGGCGGTGCACAGCTGGACAACCCAGGTGGCTGGGTCGCCGGCAAGTACGACCGCCGGTGGAACTCCACCCTCGCCCAGTACCAGCGCACCAAGGCACTCGGCGGGACCTTCGTCATCCTGCCGCACGACCTGTGGGGTGCCGACGGGACCACCAGCCCCACCTTCCCCGGTGACAACGGCGACTGGTCCCTCTTCGACTCCTTCTACGACCGCCTCATCGCCGACGCGCAGGCGGCCGGCATGACCGACATCCAGTGGGACATCTGGAACGAACCCGATTGGACCCCGTTCTGGGGGCGGACGCAGGCCCAGTACCTGGAGATGTGGAAGCGCGCCTACCAGAAGATCCGTGCCGCCTTCCCGGGCGCTGTCGTCGTCGGCCCCAGCACCGCGTTCAAGCCCGCCTCGAACGGCTCGGGCTGGTGGAACACGTACCTGGACTACGTCAAGGCCAACAACGTCGCGCCGGACATCTACAGCTGGCACGACCTGCCGGGTGACCCGGTCGCCGACGCGGGCGCGGTGAGGTCGAAGCTGTCGGCCCGGTCGATGACGACGAGTCGTCCGTTCCAGGTGAACGAGTACGGCAACACGGACGAGCAGAACCCCGGGCGTGGCGGCTGGTACATCTCGCGTCTGGAGCGGGCGGGAGCGGACGGTCTGCGCGCGAACTGGGCCTCCGCCGGTAACCTGCACGACTTCCAGGCCAATCTGCTCACCAAGACCGGCAGTCAGTACCTGCCGTTGGGCGAGTGGTTCCTGTACCGCTACTACGGCTCCCAGAGCGGCAACATCGTCAAGGTCACGCCGGGCACCGGCACCGACGGCCTGGCGACCAAGGACAACACGGCCAAGAACGCGAAGATCCTGCTGGGCAGCAACAACAACACCGGCAATGTGACCGTCCGCCTGGACCGTCTCGACGCCACCTCCGTCGTGGAGAACGGGCAGGTCCGCGCGATAGTTCAGCGCGTCCCGAACAATGGCGGTGGCGCCGTGACCGGTCCGGTCACCGTCTCCGACCAGAACCTGACGGTCAGCACCAACTCCGCCTCGGTCAACGTTCCGTGGACGGACGCCAGGGACGGTTACACGGTCACCTTGCTTCCGCCGTCCAACACAGCTGTCTCCACGGTCGCGGTCTCCCAGCACAGTGGGCAGTGCCTGGATGACACCAACTTGTCCACGGCCAACGGCACGCGGTACCAGCAGTACCACTGCGAGGGCGGCTACCAGCAGATGCTCGACTTCAAGCCGGTGAGCGGCAAGCCGGACACGTACACCGTGGTCAACCAGCACAGCGGCAAGTGCCTGGACGTCAACAACGCGTCCACCGCCGACGGCGCCGCCGTCATCCAGTGGACCTGCAGTGGCGGCACCAACCAGCAGTTCACGCTCCGCCCGGTGACCGCGCTCGGCAACAGCCAGGACTATCAGCTCGTCGCGGCCCACAGCGGCAAGTGCGTCGACGTCAGCCAGATCTCGACCACACCCGGTGCGAAGATCCACCAGTGGACCTGCGACCCCGCGGGCGCACTGGACACCAAGAGGAACCAGATCTGGCGCCTGCTCGGCAAGAACTGACACCTCACCCACCCTGTGGGGTCCCCGGCGGCAGCCGAGGAACCCCACAGGTCGGTACCGACTCAAGGTGATACACGCGGCAGTGAGTGGGGCTGTGCCGATGCGCCGCCGGTCTGTCTGCCGTGTCGTCGACGGTTTCGGGCACGCCCGTGACGTAACGACACCGGGCACGGGCGGGCTCGGGACCTTCGCCGTCTTCACACACCCAACAACGTGACAGTGCCTCAGGAGGATGTCGGCGGCCCGCTGCGCGTGGTGCAGTTCGTCCCACACGCCAGCATCGTTCCCCGCGGTCAGGCGCCGCCGGTGTGCGTCCCGTACGGTGACGCCGTCGACGTGGGTGGAGACGAGGCGGCGGCCGTGCGAGCTGTAGGATCGAAGGCAGCTCTGGCGGTCAGGTGTAGGCCAGTAGTCTCCCGGCGATCGTGACACCTGACCACGAGGTGAGGGAGACGACCGCGGCGAGGCGGGCGGCGGCAGGTGTCGGCTGGTCCGTGTCCCAGTCGGCCACGCTGCGGTAGGTCCGCCGATGGAAGATCAGGATGTTCAGGCCTGCGAGCAGGATGAGGCCGAGCTTCCAGGGAGCACTGCCACGGTCGGCGATGAGGCTCGCGCCGGGCAGGAACATGGCCACACCGGTGACTGCCGCGATCACGAAGCCGAGGTGCGACAGGCGGAGGAGGTAGGTGGCCGCGGTCGTCACCCGCAGTGCCCCCCGACCGAGCCCCAGCAGCCGGAGATCGAAGGCTGCTGCCGGGCCGATCAGGAGGGCGATGCTGATGATGTGGACGCTCTCGAGCATCGGATACAGGTAGGCCGTGCCACGGACGGACTCGGCGAACCAGCTGTCCTCCAGCCAGGAGAAGACATTGTCCATGACGAGCGCCCTCACGCCCGGCGCGACCGGGCGCGCAGGTAGAAGGCTCCACCTGCGACGACCGCGACCAGTACGCCACCGACCGTGGCCCACACCGCCATCGGGGATGTGTCGTCGGAGTCCGCTGAGGCAGACGGGGACTCCTGGTCGGCGTCAGCGGCCGGTGCGTCGTCCTCCGGATACGGGACCGGCAGCGGCGTCGCCGGCAGCTCCTCGTTGAGCACCTGGTTGACCGGCTTCCCGTCCTCGACCCAGAACACGACCGGACGGAACTCGTCGTCATGACTCCTGCCGACGTAGCCGACGGCCTCGATCCGCTCGCCGTCCTCGAGTTCGCGGTCGAGGCCCCACATTCCTGTGAAACTCGGCGGTGCGATGGTGACTTCCAGCTGGTCGTGAGAACCGCTGTAGGACGGTGCGGCGTTGATCGGGTCGCTGTCGGCGGCGTCCCGCAGCCCGTCAGGCAGATCACGCTCGGGCGTGTCAGCGGGTAGATCTCTGTCGATGGTCACGGTGAAGTAGGAGTGCGGCTCGCCCCAGCGGACCTGCGAGACGGTGCCCGCTATGTAGTGGGGGCGGTCGGTGTCGAAGTCGTCGAATCCGTGATGCGCCTGAGCGGCACCCGCCGAGAACAAGATGAGCATCGCCGCGGAGACCAGGGACGCCGTCGCCAGCCTGACGCGACGAATGCTGGTGCCGGCCAGCGGTGCCGCGATCGTGATGAAGCGCATGCCGAATCGATCCTTCCAGAGGGCTTGGGGTGTTCGGCGTCCAGCGAACCTCCTCTCGCGGGGCAGAAGGGAGTCCCTGTCGTGGGGTGTACTGACAGAGCACCCTTCAGCGGGGGCTGCGGCCCGAACTTCGGGCCACTGAGTACGGCGCGGGGAACGCGGAGACCCTGAACGTCAGCTCCCCGTCTCCATACCTCGTGACGAGCCTGGTCGATGCTCCCCAGCAGTCGATCTACCTCACTTCCGACCTGCACCTGGGCGGCGGCCTCGAGCTCGACGAGCTGCGTGAGGGCGGCACCGACGTCACTTACGACGACAGCAAACTCCAGATCCGGACGCTTGCCATGGCCGTCGCCCGGCGTTGTTCCGGGGTCCGCGTCAACGCGGTGGCCCCGGGCTGGGTGCCGACCCTGATGGGGTTCGCCAACGGCCCGTACGCTCCCGACGACCTCCGTGCCGGCTACATGACCCAGGTCTGGCCGGCCGAGGGCAGCGAGCCTGCGAGCCGAGGATCCGGCGGATTCTTCTTCCACCGTGAACCGGAGGATGACATCCATTCCTCGGTCCACGACGCCCACGCGCAGGACGGGCTGCTCGACGCCTACCCGCAGCGCACCGAGGTCACCCTGAGATAGACCCGGTGTGCCGGTGGGCCCCGAAAGGCGCCACGCGGGTCCGGCTGGGGAGTGGGAGAACGGCACGCCGACGGCGCCGGACCCAACGAGGTCGGCGCCGTCGGCGTTCAGCGGGCTGCGGACCGTTCCGTGTCCAGGGCGGCTTCCTCGGTAGCGGCCCAGGTGGCGAGGAGTCGCAGTCCCTCTTCGGAGGGTGATCCGGGTTCGGCGGTGTAGATGGTGAGGGTGAAGCCGGGGTCGGCGGCCATTTCAAGGCCCTCGAAGGCGAGGGTGAGGTCCCCGACGGCGCGGTGGTGGAAGTACTTGGTGCCGGTGCCGTGGTGGCGGACGTTGTGCGTACCCCACCGGGTGCGGAACTCGTCACTACGGGTGCACAGTTCGCCGACCAAGTCGTGCAGGTACTTGTCACGGGGATTGCGGCCGGCTTCGGTGCGCAGGATGGCGACGGAGACGTCGGCGAAGGCATCCCAGTCCGGGTAAAAGCGGCGGGAGGAGGGGTCGAGGAAGGTGAAGCGGGCCAGGTTCTGCTGATTGCCGGGCGTGGCGTAGAGGTCGGTGTAGAAGGCGCGGAAGAGCTGGTTGGCGGCGAGGATGTCCATCCGACCGTTGCGGACGAACGCGGGCCCGGCGGTGACGGCGTCGAGTGTCCATTGCAGGCTGCGGTGCGGCTTCCACTGGTCCTTGGTACGTCGGCGGCGAGGCCGGGTGAGGGCGTCGGAGCCGTTGGCAGCTTGGGACAGGTTCACCAGGTGGGCGCGCTCGGCGTCATCGAGTCGCAGGGCGCGGGCCAAGGCTTCGAGGACAGCCGGGGAGACTCCGGCGAGGTTGCCGCGCTCCAGCTTCGCGTAGTACTCAACGCTCATGTCGGCCAGCGCCGCGACCTCACTGCGGCGTAGTCCTGGCACCCTGCGCCGGTTGCCGGACAGCAGTCCGGCCTGGTCGGGGGTGATCTTCGCGCGCCGCGAGGTGAGGAACTCGCGGACCTCCTCACGGTTGTCCATGGCTTCGACGGTACGTCCCTCACACGGCCATAGGAATGTTCTGCCGGTACACCCTTCATCAGGGACTCGCTTCGCGTGTGCCGCGTGGCTGCTGTTCCTTCCCGCGCTGAGCCTGCTGTTCTTCGCTTCGCCGAGCCTGGGCGCCTACACCGCCGCCCGCCAGGCACCCCCCAAACCATCGCCCAGCAGGACGAGTTCGATCCGTTGCCTTCTCTCTCGCCGCTGCCGATGACCCTGAGCGACTTCACCCGCCGCATCCAGCAGGACCGCGGCCAGGCCATCAAGGAACGCAAGGTCCAGATGACCGGCTTCGTCACCCCCGGCGAGCAGGGCGAGGGCTGGTACCTGACCCGCCTCATGATCAACTGCTGTGCGGCGGACGTGCAGTCCGTCAAGGTACGGATCCGCAAGGCCAAGAACCTGCCCGCCGACACCTGGGTGACCGTGGTGGGGACTGGCACGCGGGCGGAACGCTCGGGACGAGCTCCGCCCCGGTCGCGCTCGACGCCCGCGCGGTGAGGAAGGCCGACAAGCCCGCCAACGCGTACATGGACGCCCTTCCCCTGCCACTCCCGCGCAGCGGGGGAACCTCATCCCATCCCTGAGGTTTCCCCGAGATGCGGGGAAAGATGACAGCAGGTCAGATGGGTCGTATGAGAGGAGCCCAGACGATGCCTGCCCCGAGGAAGTACCTGTTGGAGTTGCGTGAGCGTGCGGTGCGGATGTACCGGACTGCCGAGCCGGAGCCCGTGATCCGCCGGATGGCCGAGGAACTCGGCGTGCATCACGAAGCCCTGCGGAACTGGATCCGGCAGGCCGAGGCCGACGCCGGCGAGCGGGACGACCTGCTCACGACCGAAGAGAAGAACGAGCTCGCCCAGCTGCGGCGCGAGGTGCGGGACCTGCGCCGGGCGAACGAGGTCCTGCGGACGGCCTCGGCTTTTTTCGCCGCGCAGCTCGACCCGACCCGGCCCAGGTGAGAGCGCTCCTCGACGAGCACCCGCACCTGGGGGTCGAGCCCGTCCTGCGGGAACTGCACATCCCCTCCTCCACCTACTACCGCTGGCGTCAGGCCGAGAAGGACCCCTGCGAACGGATCCTCAAGGACACCGAGCTGACCGGGCAGATCCGGAAGATCCACCAGGACTCCGGCGGGATCTACGGATCGCCCAGGATTCATGCCGTCCTGAAGCGTGAGGGTGTCCATGTCGGCCGCAAGCGGGTCGAGCGGCTCATGCGTCAGGCCGGTCTGGCCGGGATCAGCCCCGTAGGAGCCAGAGCTTCACCCGCCGCGACCCGGACGCCGACCCTGCCCCTGACCTGGTGCAACGCGACTTCACGGCATCCGCGCCGAACCGGCTGTGGGTCACCGACCTGACCATGATCCCCACTCTGCAGGGGCCACTGTGGCTGTCGGCGATCCGCGATGCCTTCTCCCGCAGAGTCGTGGCCTGGGAGACCTCCGCCCGCGCGGACGCCGACCTGGTCCTCACCTCCCTCGAGTACGCGCTGGCCAGCCGCGAGGTCACCCCCGGCGAACTCGTCCACCATGCCGATCACGGAGCCCAATACACATCCATCAAGCTCACAACCCGCCTGGTCGGAGCAGGCGTTCAAGCGTCCATGGGCTCGGTCGGCGACTCCTTCGACAATGCCCTGGCGGAGAACCTGTGGATGCTGATCAAGACCGAGTGCATCCGCGGCCGCGTCTTCGCGACCAGGGCCGAGGCGAATCTCGTGCTCTTCGAGTACATCGACGGCTTCTATAACCCCCGCCGCATCCAAAAGCGCCTCGGCTACCTCAGCCCCATCGAGTTCGAAGAGAAGCACTACGCCGACCAGGCAGCGGCCGAACCAGTGAACCTGAAACCACGTCAACCCGCCCTGACCTGCTAGTCAGCCACTCCCGCGCAGCGGGGGAACCTCATCCCCTTCATCCCCGCCTCTACTGCGGCCATATCGCGCGGCATACGACCCCCTTCGTCCAGGGAACACTAGGCCACGTCCCTGATCAGCTCATACGACCCATCGGCCACGGCCTAGCGCCAGGGATCGAGGGCGTGCTTACCGCGGGTCTGGCCTGCTTCGAGTTGCTGCAGCACTGCTGGTCCCTCGGCCAAGGGGTGGACCTGGGGGGTGCCGGGCGGGTAGACGCCGTGGGCAATGAGTGCCTCGATCTCGACGAGCAGTGACTCGTAGAGGGACGGGGCTGCGGTGGCCAGCGCACCGATGTGCAGGCCCTTGACCTGGACCTGCTGGGTAAAGACCAGGTCGTGCGTGTTGAGTGTGGCGTCGCCAGAGGCGGCGCCGAACACGACGACGCGTCCGGTGAAGGGTTTGGTGACCGACAGGCTGACCTCGAACGTGGCTTGTCCCACCGATTCCAGGACCAGGTCGACTCCGCCGGTCAGGCGGGTGATCTCGATGGCCAGATCGGGACGTCGGCTGTCCAGGACCTCGTCGGCGCCGAGCGCTTTGACAGTGTCGTGCTTGGCCGGTGACGCCGCGGCGATCACGCGCGCACCGTAGTGGCGGGCGAGACGGACGGCGGCCTGCCCCACGCCTCCGGCCGCAGCATGAACGAGCACCACGTCACCCGTTGCGATCTGGCCCAACGGCTTCAGTGCCGCCAGTGCGGTTGCCCAGTTCAACACCAAGCCGAGAGCTTCGGCGTCGCTCCAGCCGGACGGCACAGGAAGTACACCCGCGGATGGCATCGTCATGTACTGCGCGAAGGCGCCCGGGCCGACCCCGACGACGTGTGTACCGACCGACAGCGGGCGATCGACCTCCGCGCCAACGCCCACAATCTCGCCGGCGGCTTCGAAGCCCGCCACATAGGGCGCCTGCGGGCCTCCCCCGTATGTTCCATGGGTCTGCATGACGTCCGCGAAATTGACCCCGGCGGCGCCGACGCGGATCAGGTACTCGCCAGGCCCCGGGGCGGGGCGGCGATGAGCGGTCGCGAGGGTCAGATCCTTCGGTCCCCGGTGCGACCGCTGGACCAGTGCTCGTACCGTCTGCTCAGCGGCGTGCTGCTGTTCGTTGATCTCCATGCGCCGAACGTAGGAGTCTGACACTTACGTCAAGGTCAAGCGACTGTCAGAGATCAGTGCGGCGGGCCTCTCGCAGGTAGGCGTCGAGTGCCGCCTGCTGATCGCTGAGAACGGCGATGCGTGCAGCGAGCCGATCGCGATAGCTCTGCACCTCGTGCAGGAACTCCGCGCACACCGCATCCGTGCCGGCATCGGGTCCGTCAGTAAGGCTGGGCAGAACGTCCCTGATTAACCGCACGGGCAGCCCGGACTCCAGCAGCGAGCGGATGACGACCACCCGGTCGATAGTGGACTGACAGTAGTCGCGGAACCCATTGCTGAAACGCCCGGGGACGATCAAGCCCTCATCCTCGTAATGCCGCAACGAACGCGCACTCACGCCACTGATCCTGGATGCATCGCTGATCTTCATACCTGGAGGCAACGTCCACGTGCTCCGCGATCTTCCAGCACTCATCGGCAGCCGGAGGCAAGCCCCGCTCAGGAGCCAACAACTTCCTGTCCCGAAACTGAGCTGTACCCCGTTTCGTGGAGTCCCTGATGTCAGGGTTACGATCCTGGCGAAGGAGATCCACCAGCATCATGGCAGCACCCCGTAAGTACCCGGACGAGCTCCGCGAGCGCGCGATCCGTCGACGCCTGCAACCAGGTGCGGCAGCAGGCGATCAAGCTGGCCGTCGAGGACCGCGAGTCAACGCTGTACGGGGGGGCGCCGGCGATGTGGTGGTGCGTGGCGGCCGGCTGCATGTGCAGGGCAATCCGGCGCGCGGTGAGAGCTATCGCAGCCTGGTGACCCGCCACGACCGTACCCATCTGGAGGCGCGCGGTGAGTATGCCGGGGCGCCCAGTCCCGCGCGGCGCTCCTACTTCGCCTACAACGCGACCTTCGCGGAGGTCGCCGTGGACGCGGCCCTGGGTCTGGTGCGGGTGCGGCGGATGCTCGGGGTGTACGACGCGGGCCGGATCATCAGCCCGAAGCTGGCCGAGAGCCAGGCGTTCGGCGGCATCGTGGGCGGCATCGGCACCGCCCTGCTGGAACACACCGTCACCGACCACCGCGACGGCCGGATCGTCAACGCCAACCTGGCCGACTACCTCGTGCCCGTCACCGCCGACGTCCCCGAGGTCAGGGCGATCTATCTAGACGGCGAGGACAACGACGGCAACCTGCTGGGCGTGAAGGGGCTCGGCGAGGTCGTGCAGGTGGGTGTGGCGGCCGCGATCGGCAACGCGCTCTTCAACGCCGCCGGGCGGCGTGTGCGTGAATTGCCCATCGCGGCCGAGGCGTTGCTCTGAGCCCACACGTCGGCAGGTCCATTGACCGGTCCGGCGGCAGGTCCCCCGTCCGAATGCCGGACCTTCCCCAGGGCCGCCGCCCAAGCACTCCCCGACGGCGCGGCGGCGGCCCGCCCCGCGCCCCCACGGCGAACCACGGAGACAGTCCCATGCTGAACATCGCGG from Streptomyces sp. ALI-76-A includes:
- a CDS encoding MerR family transcriptional regulator; the protein is MKISDASRISGVSARSLRHYEDEGLIVPGRFSNGFRDYCQSTIDRVVVIRSLLESGLPVRLIRDVLPSLTDGPDAGTDAVCAEFLHEVQSYRDRLAARIAVLSDQQAALDAYLREARRTDL
- a CDS encoding RICIN domain-containing protein, which translates into the protein MRSLSLLPRLRRDPGRTGTAGRRFRTSTALAALFASLAAVALPGTVAQAADTTVTVDFATAGGAPAYNASGTIYGMTEDGSLPAEHFYKDIKWKLMRAGGAQLDNPGGWVAGKYDRRWNSTLAQYQRTKALGGTFVILPHDLWGADGTTSPTFPGDNGDWSLFDSFYDRLIADAQAAGMTDIQWDIWNEPDWTPFWGRTQAQYLEMWKRAYQKIRAAFPGAVVVGPSTAFKPASNGSGWWNTYLDYVKANNVAPDIYSWHDLPGDPVADAGAVRSKLSARSMTTSRPFQVNEYGNTDEQNPGRGGWYISRLERAGADGLRANWASAGNLHDFQANLLTKTGSQYLPLGEWFLYRYYGSQSGNIVKVTPGTGTDGLATKDNTAKNAKILLGSNNNTGNVTVRLDRLDATSVVENGQVRAIVQRVPNNGGGAVTGPVTVSDQNLTVSTNSASVNVPWTDARDGYTVTLLPPSNTAVSTVAVSQHSGQCLDDTNLSTANGTRYQQYHCEGGYQQMLDFKPVSGKPDTYTVVNQHSGKCLDVNNASTADGAAVIQWTCSGGTNQQFTLRPVTALGNSQDYQLVAAHSGKCVDVSQISTTPGAKIHQWTCDPAGALDTKRNQIWRLLGKN
- a CDS encoding transposase; the protein is MPAPRKYLLELRERAVRMYRTAEPEPVIRRMAEELGVHHEALRNWIRQAEADAGERDDLLTTEEKNELAQLRREVRDLRRANEVLRTASAFFAAQLDPTRPR
- a CDS encoding DUF6152 family protein; translation: MRFITIAAPLAGTSIRRVRLATASLVSAAMLILFSAGAAQAHHGFDDFDTDRPHYIAGTVSQVRWGEPHSYFTVTIDRDLPADTPERDLPDGLRDAADSDPINAAPSYSGSHDQLEVTIAPPSFTGMWGLDRELEDGERIEAVGYVGRSHDDEFRPVVFWVEDGKPVNQVLNEELPATPLPVPYPEDDAPAADADQESPSASADSDDTSPMAVWATVGGVLVAVVAGGAFYLRARSRRA
- a CDS encoding helix-turn-helix transcriptional regulator, translating into MDNREEVREFLTSRRAKITPDQAGLLSGNRRRVPGLRRSEVAALADMSVEYYAKLERGNLAGVSPAVLEALARALRLDDAERAHLVNLSQAANGSDALTRPRRRRTKDQWKPHRSLQWTLDAVTAGPAFVRNGRMDILAANQLFRAFYTDLYATPGNQQNLARFTFLDPSSRRFYPDWDAFADVSVAILRTEAGRNPRDKYLHDLVGELCTRSDEFRTRWGTHNVRHHGTGTKYFHHRAVGDLTLAFEGLEMAADPGFTLTIYTAEPGSPSEEGLRLLATWAATEEAALDTERSAAR
- a CDS encoding IS3 family transposase, which codes for MRALLDEHPHLGVEPVLRELHIPSSTYYRWRQAEKDPCERILKDTELTGQIRKIHQDSGGIYGSPRIHAVLKREGVHVGRKRVERLMRQAGLAGISPVGARASPAATRTPTLPLTWCNATSRHPRRTGCGSPT
- a CDS encoding NADPH:quinone oxidoreductase family protein, which gives rise to MEINEQQHAAEQTVRALVQRSHRGPKDLTLATAHRRPAPGPGEYLIRVGAAGVNFADVMQTHGTYGGGPQAPYVAGFEAAGEIVGVGAEVDRPLSVGTHVVGVGPGAFAQYMTMPSAGVLPVPSGWSDAEALGLVLNWATALAALKPLGQIATGDVVLVHAAAGGVGQAAVRLARHYGARVIAAASPAKHDTVKALGADEVLDSRRPDLAIEITRLTGGVDLVLESVGQATFEVSLSVTKPFTGRVVVFGAASGDATLNTHDLVFTQQVQVKGLHIGALATAAPSLYESLLVEIEALIAHGVYPPGTPQVHPLAEGPAVLQQLEAGQTRGKHALDPWR
- a CDS encoding trehalase family glycosidase, which encodes MTAAPSGTAFSVHDIPFSTHGSWFGISPVLAEKTRAEDLHLVSHQNGMHAVLRLVPLGAATGERAETRVEATPGLLNWTGTDGRIDLAYESPDTVRVHGTGLGFGISAAAHTLTPFSGTYFYRDPATEAHVFTSYETGRRYRITVLSGTVADVSGAQALGAGDRGLTVTAAVDGSWEVAVEELDSARQPYRSSAAFGEVVEAARQSFAEFVDTVAPWRSAATPAAELAAYVVWSATVRPAGLVTRPAVLMSKHWMDKVWSWDHCFNALALAPGYPGLAWDQFSLPFDHQDDSGALPDSVTHSEVLHNFVKPPIHGWALRQLRQRLPKPLGRTELAEVYERVTRWTDFWLTARRAPGAALPHYQHGNDSGWDNATTFDPERVIVTADLAAFLILQLRELADLAAELDRPDDARAWTRTADATQAAMLDQLWTGERFVARGMDSQDTWSSSSLLDLMPIALGEHLPESVSSVLADRIEAHLTPHGLATELPTSPHYLSDGYWRGPIWAPATVLVEDGLRRSGHQRLADEISARFRALCETYGFAENFDALTGAGLRDRAYTWTASSYLLLAEAHELRRAAPAEAIGG